A single window of bacterium DNA harbors:
- the cas3 gene encoding CRISPR-associated helicase Cas3': protein MEYYARSLPDEPDHSRWQKLEDHLRNVARLARSFCTAFGSSEWGYLAGRLHDLGKYRPEFQELLSGSLGRVEHSGVGAAYAFERDRERGLPLSFIIAGHHAGLSNLVLSADSPGSTLQERLASNQPLLKGLEKKYHHLTTDLTLPEWPSFLRSSKSMDKLAAEIRRRSCEFWIRFLFSALVDADRLDSELFQSPHKAALRGGCSSIPSLRQRLNRFLDAKMESLTPQQRANPVNTVRSQILEACNKATVFEPGIFSLTVPTGGGKTLSAMSFALGHAERHGLRRVIVVIPYTSIIEQNADIYRQALGAENVLEHHSNLDPIKQSERQGEEQTARQELAAENWDAPVIVTTTVQFFESLFSNQPARCRKLHNIAGSVIILDEVQSLPPDYLISILEALNELTAHYGCSVVLSTATPPALAFREGFPWGLKNNRAIAPEGLEIQTRLKRVVYEWPASLAASLDWPELAAEITPLSQALVVVHRREDARILARLLTEHADPESVFHLSALMCPAHRSEVLIQVRSRLASGAECRLVSTQLVEAGVDLDFPVVYRALAGLDSLVQAAGRCNREGKLETGRVCIFRSVSMPPQGTPQRALEVTQSLLAEQGENLDIDDPAIFESYFSRLYFTRNLDSRNIQPLRQDFSFASVAGAFKLIEDGFSCPVVVPYQCASEAVQRLRVLGPDRARFRALQPYTVSIYPQAMQKLSQAGALEVIEGVNVLNAHYGHLYDKRFGLVIGDNPSADSESLIV from the coding sequence ATGGAATACTACGCTCGTTCTCTTCCCGATGAACCGGATCATTCCCGGTGGCAAAAACTTGAAGACCACTTACGGAACGTAGCGCGCCTGGCCCGGTCGTTTTGCACCGCATTCGGTTCCTCCGAATGGGGCTACCTTGCCGGACGGTTGCATGACCTCGGCAAATACCGGCCTGAATTTCAGGAATTGCTTTCGGGATCGTTGGGCAGGGTGGAACACTCCGGTGTCGGGGCAGCGTATGCTTTCGAGCGCGACAGGGAGCGGGGGCTGCCCCTGTCTTTCATCATCGCCGGGCATCATGCCGGGTTATCCAACCTTGTTTTGAGCGCAGATAGCCCTGGCTCCACGCTTCAAGAACGGCTTGCCTCGAACCAGCCTCTCCTGAAAGGACTGGAAAAGAAATACCACCACCTGACCACAGACCTGACTCTGCCTGAATGGCCCTCTTTCTTAAGGTCGTCCAAGTCGATGGACAAGCTGGCAGCCGAGATACGCCGCCGTAGCTGCGAGTTCTGGATTCGTTTTCTTTTTTCAGCCCTTGTGGATGCAGACCGTCTGGACAGTGAGTTGTTTCAGTCTCCCCACAAGGCGGCTTTACGCGGCGGGTGTTCATCCATACCCTCCTTGCGGCAACGTCTGAATCGCTTTCTGGACGCAAAGATGGAAAGCCTGACGCCCCAGCAGCGGGCCAACCCGGTCAACACTGTCCGTTCTCAAATCCTGGAGGCTTGTAATAAGGCTACAGTTTTCGAGCCTGGGATTTTCAGCCTGACAGTCCCCACAGGCGGAGGCAAGACCCTGTCCGCGATGAGTTTCGCACTTGGCCACGCCGAGCGTCACGGCCTGCGCCGGGTGATCGTGGTCATACCCTATACCAGCATCATCGAACAGAACGCGGATATATACCGCCAGGCGCTCGGAGCCGAAAACGTGCTGGAGCATCACTCAAACCTTGATCCGATAAAACAATCCGAGCGACAAGGGGAGGAACAGACAGCCAGGCAGGAACTGGCTGCGGAGAACTGGGATGCCCCGGTCATCGTGACAACCACTGTCCAGTTCTTCGAATCCCTGTTCTCCAACCAGCCTGCCCGGTGCCGGAAACTCCATAACATCGCCGGCAGTGTGATAATTCTGGACGAGGTTCAATCCCTGCCACCGGATTATCTGATCAGCATCCTGGAAGCCCTGAATGAACTGACCGCCCATTACGGTTGCTCAGTGGTCCTATCGACCGCCACACCACCGGCCCTTGCCTTTCGGGAGGGTTTCCCCTGGGGCCTGAAAAACAATCGAGCCATAGCGCCGGAAGGATTGGAAATCCAAACCCGGCTGAAACGTGTTGTCTACGAGTGGCCCGCTTCTTTAGCGGCATCGCTCGACTGGCCCGAGCTGGCGGCTGAGATCACCCCTCTGTCTCAGGCCCTGGTTGTGGTTCACCGGCGCGAGGATGCCAGGATACTGGCCCGGCTGTTGACCGAGCATGCCGATCCGGAAAGCGTGTTCCACCTCTCGGCCTTGATGTGTCCGGCGCATCGTTCCGAGGTTCTGATTCAGGTTCGATCCCGCCTTGCCTCGGGCGCCGAGTGCCGCCTGGTGTCGACACAGCTTGTTGAGGCCGGGGTTGATCTGGATTTCCCGGTCGTTTACCGGGCGCTGGCCGGTCTGGACAGTCTCGTGCAGGCTGCCGGGCGTTGTAACCGGGAGGGGAAACTCGAAACCGGCCGGGTCTGCATCTTTCGATCTGTTTCCATGCCACCGCAGGGGACTCCGCAAAGAGCCTTGGAGGTTACCCAGTCTCTTCTGGCGGAACAGGGAGAAAACCTCGATATCGATGATCCCGCTATCTTCGAGTCCTATTTCAGTCGCCTTTATTTCACCCGGAACCTCGATTCGCGCAACATCCAGCCCCTGCGCCAGGATTTTTCCTTCGCCTCGGTGGCCGGGGCTTTCAAACTGATCGAGGATGGCTTCAGTTGTCCTGTCGTCGTGCCCTACCAGTGTGCATCTGAGGCGGTCCAGAGACTCAGGGTCCTCGGGCCTGACCGGGCGCGCTTCAGGGCTTTACAGCCCTATACTGTAAGCATCTACCCCCAGGCCATGCAAAAGCTGTCTCAAGCGGGAGCTCTGGAGGTAATCGAGGGAGTGAATGTCCTCAATGCGCATTA